The sequence ACGGCACGCGCTCCCGCACGAGCCGCGCCAGTACCGCCTCACTGCGTCCCGAAGTGCCGAAGCTGGTGCCGAGCTTCGCCTGTTCGATAATCGCGTTCACCACGGGCGGGAACGAATGGCCGAGGATGTGCGGCCCCCACGAGCCGACGTAGTCGATGTAGGCGTTGCCGTCCTCGTCGCGCATGCGCGACCCCGAGCCCTCGCGCATGAAGACCGGTGTGCCGCCCACGGACTTGAAGGCTCGCACGGGCGAGTTCACGCCGCCGACGAGCAGGTCGCGGGCTTCGCTGAACAGGGCTTGAGACGTTTGGCGATTCATGGAATGGTCCCCCGCGCGCGATTCGTTCGCGACGCCGACGCCGATCGCGTCGAAGCGTGTCTTTAGCAGGAATGCCGACTTTGCATCAACACGACATGGACGTGAATAAGACCAAAATTCCCGAAAAGCCCGGCTGGCACGGCGAGCACGTGGAGCGCGCCACCGGCGAGATCGGGCTCGAGCCGATCATGGGCGACGCGTGGATCCGCCGCCTTTATGAGGACCTGCCCGGTGTGAGCCGGGGCGCGTTGATGGCGCTCACCTCGCGTCTCGTGAGCCGCGTGCTGGCCTACCTCGCGTTCGACGCACCCTTCACGCGAACCGACGCCGCGGGGTTCGCCGAGCAAAACGGCATCGATCTCGCCGAGGCGATCCAGCCGCCGGGTGGTTTTCGCACGCGCCGCGACGTCTTCCTGCGAAAACTCGACTATGAGCGCGTCCGTCCGGTGTCCGGGCGCGAGGACGCCGCCGTTTGCCTCGCCGATGCGAAGCTCATTTGCGGCGAACTGGGCGAGGGCACGCGGCTGCCGGTGAAAAATCGCTGGTTCGATCTCGAAACGCTCGTGGGCCGGTCAAGCGTGGCGCGCGAATTCGCCGGCGGCACGTTCGCGGTCTTTCGGCTCGCCCCGCCCGACTACCACTGGTTCCACGCGCCGGTCTCCGGGCTCGTGCGCGAGAGCTACCCGCTCGCGGGGCGTTACTTCAGCGTCAACCCCCGGGCGATCCGCGCGCTGCCCCACGTGTTGTCGGACAACGCGCGCGCGGTCGCGATCATCGACACCGACATCGAGGGCGGCACGGGGATCGGGCTCGTCGCCGTGATCCCCGTCGCGGCGCAGGTGATCGGAAAAATCGTCTGGGCGTCGAGCGAGCGCGGCTACGACGAGCCCAAGGTGGTCGCGCCGGGTCTTTTCGTTCAACGAGGCCGACCGATGGGCTTTTTCGCGCCGGGCAGTTCCACCGTGGTCGCGCTGTTTCAGCCCGGCCGCATCCTGAGCGACAGCGACCTCACCGCCCTCATGGCGCGGGACGACGTGCCGACGCTCTACACCGAGGATGTCTTCGGCCGGCGCGCCGCCGAGGTCGCCGTGCGCGTCAATGAGAGTTTCGCGACGAGGATGTGAAGCGCGGCGCGCGACAACTTACCCCCAAGCTCATCGCGCGATCCGCAGTTCCTTGGCGATGCCCTCGGCGA comes from Deltaproteobacteria bacterium and encodes:
- a CDS encoding phosphatidylserine decarboxylase → MNKTKIPEKPGWHGEHVERATGEIGLEPIMGDAWIRRLYEDLPGVSRGALMALTSRLVSRVLAYLAFDAPFTRTDAAGFAEQNGIDLAEAIQPPGGFRTRRDVFLRKLDYERVRPVSGREDAAVCLADAKLICGELGEGTRLPVKNRWFDLETLVGRSSVAREFAGGTFAVFRLAPPDYHWFHAPVSGLVRESYPLAGRYFSVNPRAIRALPHVLSDNARAVAIIDTDIEGGTGIGLVAVIPVAAQVIGKIVWASSERGYDEPKVVAPGLFVQRGRPMGFFAPGSSTVVALFQPGRILSDSDLTALMARDDVPTLYTEDVFGRRAAEVAVRVNESFATRM